The proteins below come from a single Chitinophaga pinensis DSM 2588 genomic window:
- a CDS encoding TolC family protein produces the protein MIKKPILFTICGLLTFSVTCAQQTLSLQGVVVQAQQQSPSYYKARSSALNSLYAFRYYVAGRRPQLKLQASNNSSFLGNIESIRQPDGTYAFSKSSYSYTFTSLAADQIVPFTGGQFSVATNLSRNDVFDPSSSVGYLSTPFSISYFQPTLLYNPYRWDSRIQPLLYEESKKQYIETLERTGLQAAGYFFDALVAQQQELILQQNVANTDTLYKISKGRYELGKIAENELLQIELNLINARNNLEQASLSKEIAYRELTQFLTLPKGTSVQVALPDTIPTLMIPVDIAQREAQDNRQAVLAFRRQRLEAEQQVAEARGNSGYQLNLSANFGQARQGASLKNAYGGGNLQQTQLLSVGVSIPIMDWGRARNRVRQAKANQELIEIDIQQQERNFEQEIYLQTQQFNIQRKLLESAAKADTIAKQRYEITKQRYYIGKISITDLNLAQQEKDMANQNYINALRSFWTSYYTVRLLTLYDFEKAQKIRYEFKER, from the coding sequence ATGATTAAGAAACCTATTCTGTTTACGATCTGTGGATTGTTAACCTTTTCTGTTACCTGTGCTCAGCAAACATTGTCTTTGCAGGGAGTGGTCGTACAGGCACAGCAACAATCGCCTTCTTACTACAAAGCGCGCAGCAGTGCGCTGAATAGTCTCTATGCCTTCAGATACTATGTGGCAGGCCGCCGTCCGCAATTAAAACTGCAGGCTTCCAACAACAGTAGTTTTCTGGGTAATATTGAAAGTATCCGTCAGCCGGATGGTACCTATGCTTTCAGCAAGAGTTCCTATTCGTACACGTTTACCAGTCTGGCGGCAGACCAGATCGTTCCCTTTACCGGTGGACAATTCTCCGTTGCCACCAACCTGTCAAGGAATGACGTATTTGATCCGTCATCGAGTGTAGGGTATCTTTCTACACCTTTTTCGATCAGCTATTTTCAACCTACGCTTTTATACAATCCCTATCGCTGGGATAGCCGTATACAACCTTTGCTGTATGAGGAATCAAAGAAACAGTACATCGAAACACTCGAAAGAACGGGGCTGCAGGCGGCCGGTTATTTCTTCGATGCATTGGTGGCTCAGCAACAGGAGTTAATATTGCAACAGAACGTTGCCAATACAGATACATTATACAAGATTTCGAAGGGAAGATATGAGTTGGGTAAGATCGCGGAGAACGAGTTATTGCAGATAGAACTAAACCTGATCAATGCCCGCAATAACCTGGAACAGGCTTCGCTGAGCAAGGAGATTGCCTATCGCGAATTAACCCAGTTCCTGACGCTACCCAAAGGTACTTCCGTGCAGGTTGCATTACCGGATACGATTCCAACGCTGATGATTCCCGTGGATATCGCACAAAGGGAAGCACAGGATAATCGTCAGGCAGTGCTGGCATTTCGTCGTCAGCGACTGGAAGCCGAACAACAGGTAGCTGAAGCCAGGGGTAACAGCGGTTACCAGTTAAACCTTTCGGCCAACTTCGGACAGGCACGTCAGGGAGCTTCGCTTAAAAACGCATATGGAGGCGGAAATCTGCAGCAAACCCAGTTATTGAGCGTAGGGGTGTCAATTCCGATTATGGATTGGGGAAGGGCCCGTAATCGCGTCAGACAGGCAAAAGCAAACCAGGAACTGATAGAAATAGATATACAGCAACAGGAAAGGAATTTCGAACAGGAGATCTATTTACAGACACAGCAATTCAACATCCAGCGCAAGCTGCTGGAAAGTGCGGCTAAAGCGGACACCATTGCGAAACAGCGGTATGAGATCACGAAACAGCGTTATTACATTGGCAAAATATCCATTACAGACCTCAATCTGGCCCAACAGGAAAAGGATATGGCTAATCAGAACTACATTAATGCACTGCGTTCTTTCTGGACCTCTTACTATACGGTACGTCTGTTAACGCTGTACGACTTTGAGAAGGCCCAGAAAATCAGATACGAGTTTAAAGAAAGATGA
- a CDS encoding ABC transporter permease: MLDRNFNNLYIALDSLGANRLRSFLTALGIIFGVAAVIAMLAIGRGAQAEILDQMKLVGVNNIVIKPKAEDKKDGDQQQKESDDKSSSGNGKAAATKARFSKGLSIADAESIRRIIPTVAVISPEMIQEQDVIYGSKSSKLKIVGVEPAFFEINNISIGAGNVFNQRQRVAGEGVCIIGSDVKRKFFISEDPIGKTIKCGAQWLKIIGVTEEKAISKATKDNLGIRDYNLDIYIPIQTSLIRYKNPSLYLGAGEDAFFNNNNQQPGNQIFHQLDQLVIQVHESESLSESATIISRMLRRRHNDVLDFEITIPEQLLKQQQKTKDVFNIVLSAIAGISLLVGGIGIMNIMLASVLERTREIGIRMALGAQKKDIVMQFLFEAVLISLTGGIIGVILGVSGAYLVDKLADIHTIVSGISIFLSFVLASAVGLIFGISPARKAAHKNPIECLRHD, translated from the coding sequence ATGCTGGACCGAAATTTCAACAACCTCTATATCGCCCTGGACTCCCTGGGCGCTAACAGACTACGTTCATTCCTCACCGCATTAGGGATCATTTTCGGGGTAGCTGCCGTTATTGCCATGCTGGCCATCGGCCGGGGCGCACAGGCGGAAATCCTTGATCAGATGAAACTTGTAGGTGTGAATAACATTGTCATCAAACCAAAGGCAGAAGATAAAAAAGACGGCGATCAGCAACAGAAGGAGTCCGATGATAAAAGCAGTAGCGGCAACGGAAAGGCAGCGGCTACAAAAGCACGTTTTTCTAAAGGACTCAGTATTGCCGATGCAGAAAGTATCCGTCGTATTATTCCGACCGTTGCTGTGATCAGCCCTGAAATGATCCAGGAACAGGATGTGATCTACGGTAGTAAAAGCAGTAAACTGAAGATCGTAGGCGTGGAGCCGGCTTTCTTTGAAATCAATAATATCAGCATCGGCGCAGGCAATGTTTTTAATCAGCGGCAGCGCGTGGCCGGAGAGGGGGTATGCATTATCGGCAGTGATGTAAAACGTAAGTTTTTTATTTCTGAAGATCCGATAGGTAAAACGATTAAATGCGGCGCGCAGTGGCTCAAGATCATTGGCGTTACAGAAGAAAAAGCCATCTCAAAAGCCACCAAGGATAACCTTGGTATCAGAGATTACAACTTGGATATCTATATCCCTATACAGACCTCACTGATTCGTTATAAGAATCCTTCGCTTTACCTGGGCGCCGGTGAAGATGCCTTTTTCAACAACAACAACCAGCAACCCGGCAATCAGATCTTTCATCAGCTGGACCAGTTAGTGATACAGGTACATGAGTCGGAATCACTGTCGGAATCTGCCACCATCATCAGCCGTATGTTGCGCCGCAGGCACAACGACGTACTCGATTTTGAGATCACTATTCCGGAGCAGTTGCTGAAACAGCAACAGAAAACGAAGGATGTATTTAACATCGTACTGAGTGCTATTGCCGGTATTTCCCTGCTGGTAGGCGGTATTGGTATTATGAACATCATGCTGGCTTCTGTGCTTGAACGTACCCGCGAGATCGGTATCCGTATGGCATTGGGTGCACAGAAGAAAGACATCGTGATGCAGTTCCTGTTTGAAGCAGTACTGATCAGTCTTACGGGAGGGATCATCGGTGTGATACTGGGTGTTTCGGGCGCTTACCTGGTAGATAAGTTAGCCGATATACACACCATCGTCTCCGGTATATCTATTTTTCTTTCCTTCGTGCTGGCATCAGCCGTTGGTCTCATCTTCGGTATTTCTCCTGCCCGCAAGGCGGCTCATAAGAACCCAATTGAATGTTTGCGACATGATTAA
- a CDS encoding efflux RND transporter periplasmic adaptor subunit: MLKKRKWLLAAIVIPVIAICYFLFAGKAADSSITAKVRKGSFRDVVSSSGELQAENTVYISAPADLQANQIYDEIKIQEMVPEGSHVKEGDYIATLDPTLVNKRISDMQLSLEKSNSTVTQTALDTALTLREARDQMTNLQFQMEQKKLALELSKYEPPATIKQAEIDLQKAQRDLVQMKDNYKIKQQQAATKMVQAKREADEFGRIIGRLEELRSRFVIKAPKNGLLVYISDWASGGKKKTGSVVRSWDPRVAMLPDLSSMLSKVYINEVDISKIHQSQKVTMGLDAFPEVKMEGVVKTVANIGETRPGATAKVFEVNIKLNKVDSILKPGMTTSNNILISEVPKKLIIPLEAVFAEGKTSFVYLRKSGNISKQQVTLGKSNDEEVIVEKGLTEGDVVYLSEPESAKETKITTLK, encoded by the coding sequence ATGCTTAAAAAGAGAAAGTGGCTATTGGCTGCCATTGTTATTCCTGTAATTGCCATCTGTTATTTTCTATTTGCCGGTAAAGCTGCGGACAGCAGTATTACAGCCAAAGTCCGGAAAGGTAGTTTTCGTGATGTAGTCAGCAGTTCCGGTGAACTGCAGGCCGAAAATACCGTGTATATCTCTGCGCCGGCCGATCTGCAGGCCAATCAGATCTATGATGAGATCAAGATACAGGAGATGGTGCCGGAAGGCTCACATGTAAAAGAAGGCGATTACATCGCTACACTCGATCCAACGTTGGTGAATAAACGTATCAGTGATATGCAACTATCACTGGAAAAATCAAATTCAACCGTAACGCAGACAGCATTGGATACGGCGCTGACGCTAAGGGAAGCCCGCGATCAGATGACCAATCTGCAGTTCCAGATGGAACAAAAGAAACTCGCACTGGAACTCAGTAAATATGAGCCGCCCGCTACTATCAAACAGGCCGAAATCGACCTGCAGAAAGCACAGCGTGATCTTGTACAGATGAAAGACAATTACAAGATCAAACAGCAACAGGCGGCGACAAAGATGGTGCAGGCTAAAAGAGAGGCAGATGAATTCGGAAGGATCATCGGCCGTCTGGAAGAACTGCGCAGCCGCTTTGTCATTAAAGCGCCTAAAAATGGGTTATTAGTATATATAAGCGACTGGGCAAGTGGTGGTAAAAAGAAAACAGGATCTGTCGTACGTTCCTGGGACCCCCGCGTAGCCATGCTGCCGGACCTTTCATCTATGTTATCCAAAGTCTATATCAACGAAGTTGATATCAGCAAAATTCACCAGTCACAAAAAGTGACGATGGGACTCGACGCCTTCCCTGAAGTAAAAATGGAAGGCGTCGTTAAGACGGTGGCGAATATCGGAGAGACCCGTCCGGGCGCCACTGCAAAGGTGTTCGAAGTGAACATCAAGTTGAATAAAGTAGATTCTATTCTGAAACCCGGAATGACTACCTCCAACAATATCCTGATCAGTGAGGTACCTAAAAAACTGATCATCCCACTGGAAGCCGTGTTTGCAGAAGGGAAGACCAGTTTTGTATACCTGAGAAAATCAGGTAACATTTCCAAACAACAGGTGACACTGGGTAAATCAAACGACGAAGAAGTAATTGTTGAAAAAGGACTGACGGAAGGAGATGTGGTATATCTCTCCGAACCCGAGTCAGCAAAGGAAACCAAAATCACGACATTAAAATAA
- a CDS encoding hybrid sensor histidine kinase/response regulator gives MYRSVAFEHTPFTLPVFVIVDVIPVNHFSIPAVITVSDPSFFIPVLSVFVLFVALYYIWYLRKQIMYINRTGKALADARVNMINNISQEVRTPLNAIIGFSEQLHYTTLDGTQREMLFSIENAAGTLSRMQQHFQELAWSQRGELQLDTYPFSLYKIFSSITEKALVQTSARQLIFEAVYDGDKQLQVAGDGERLGRLIWILLDNAIRYTDAGSIRCQLKIDQEFAGEVKVQIRVSDTGRGIAPERQTMIFEQYLHNTVSQAGSVHGTGIGLALVKALIDLHHGEIQVESTQGKGSVFTCNISYRVLPVPQTVIITQKEVEQLTGQFMKGRYLLVADDQEMNLALMDKILTRWQCRFDKAADGAVAYELFVNNNYDMVLLDLQMPRMTGLEVVKRIREDKEPLKAHIPVLALTADTTMPGNQEFIDAGFDDYLLKPFREREIYNVIIRHLRSENALVKIAH, from the coding sequence ATGTATCGGTCGGTTGCTTTTGAACATACCCCGTTTACACTCCCCGTATTCGTGATTGTGGATGTAATACCAGTGAACCACTTTTCAATTCCGGCAGTTATTACTGTTTCTGATCCTTCCTTTTTTATACCTGTGTTATCAGTATTTGTACTGTTTGTCGCACTGTATTATATCTGGTATCTCCGCAAGCAGATAATGTACATAAATCGTACCGGGAAAGCGCTGGCGGACGCGCGTGTTAACATGATTAACAATATCAGTCAGGAAGTGCGCACACCGCTGAATGCCATTATCGGCTTCAGTGAACAACTACATTATACCACACTGGATGGCACACAACGGGAAATGCTGTTTTCAATAGAAAATGCGGCCGGTACGCTCAGCCGGATGCAACAGCATTTTCAGGAACTCGCTTGGTCACAAAGGGGTGAATTACAACTGGATACTTATCCGTTTTCACTTTATAAAATTTTCAGCAGTATTACGGAAAAAGCGCTCGTGCAAACAAGCGCCAGGCAACTGATATTCGAAGCAGTCTATGACGGTGATAAACAGTTGCAGGTAGCCGGAGACGGCGAACGGCTGGGACGTCTGATATGGATCCTGCTGGATAATGCCATCCGTTATACAGATGCCGGCAGCATTCGTTGTCAGCTGAAAATAGATCAGGAGTTTGCAGGAGAAGTAAAGGTACAAATCCGGGTCAGTGACACCGGACGTGGTATTGCACCGGAAAGACAAACCATGATATTTGAACAGTATCTGCATAATACCGTATCACAGGCAGGTTCGGTGCATGGAACGGGTATCGGACTGGCACTTGTGAAAGCGCTTATTGATTTGCATCACGGCGAAATACAGGTGGAAAGTACACAGGGAAAAGGAAGCGTTTTTACCTGTAATATCAGCTATCGCGTACTGCCGGTGCCGCAAACGGTGATCATTACCCAGAAAGAAGTCGAACAACTCACCGGCCAGTTTATGAAAGGCCGCTATCTGTTGGTGGCTGATGACCAGGAAATGAACCTGGCCCTGATGGACAAGATCCTTACCCGCTGGCAATGCCGTTTCGACAAAGCGGCAGATGGTGCTGTCGCTTATGAGCTATTTGTCAATAATAATTATGATATGGTCCTGCTGGACCTGCAAATGCCCCGTATGACCGGGCTGGAGGTGGTGAAAAGAATCAGGGAAGATAAAGAACCCCTGAAAGCACATATTCCCGTGTTAGCCCTGACAGCGGATACAACCATGCCTGGCAATCAGGAATTTATAGATGCAGGTTTCGATGATTACCTGCTAAAGCCTTTTCGCGAAAGAGAAATTTATAATGTGATCATCCGGCATCTCCGTTCAGAGAATGCGCTCGTGAAAATTGCACATTAA
- a CDS encoding M48 family metallopeptidase — MSNNQCRDSRTAVNMSNMAPGMYFRQEVLRMTGGILLFYITYMILLLCSLLLMAACTWSGSSIILYASYQGLSGTLLSILGAVIILLGIMQTVFILLFLFHRHKTSIPYRTVVTEKEQPVLFDFIRKLVKQTKTPLPEKVYLVPDVNAVVFHSPKGIGLFADTDKNLVIGLGMVNSLNISEFKMVLAHEFGHFSQRSMRLVLHVYTINKIIYNILYENKGWRNAIIWLSNKGLIAAMLSRLFLLMAAGLHFLFRNMHELINRQYMRLSREMEFNADEVAVSICGTETAISAMRRAEMSNACFQQLLQKVSAWSHQHRFVRNIYEAHSMLIKYHAKQHSAPLDHQQLPQYNDAQFSTTVKSQVQFRDQWASHPTQEEREERYLAANIPGVKIPQSAWTLFHNADVLQEQMSQQIYQLLAPEATPEQWVSPDDVIREIEDVHEQYAFPGQYNNYFDNRPFSDIPAGRLEPFSEEEQTLYTLNTLYTKDNRQRIRHYFRDVQDAATLQAIISGAIQVTHFTYQHVQHRSQEAGRILEKLQHQIVRDEEWLRKHDLLAIRYHYTFALQQAMEAATSLQDQYRSILAHQSRAVLLNEIAGMIVEYIPAFADSDTASPQTEAALRMLRQHADQLQQLLHDLLYQHHISDLWEPELQQRVTHFIHYQYPYLQENTPLPEELEIMHEISATVSDHYNNSITLIKKDFLYRCLDHSELSIPH, encoded by the coding sequence ATGTCCAACAACCAATGCAGAGACTCCAGAACTGCTGTGAATATGAGTAATATGGCGCCAGGTATGTACTTCAGACAAGAGGTGCTGAGAATGACCGGAGGGATCCTGTTGTTTTACATCACCTATATGATTTTATTGCTATGCTCCCTGCTGCTGATGGCAGCGTGCACCTGGAGCGGAAGCTCCATTATATTGTATGCTTCCTACCAGGGCTTATCGGGCACGTTGCTATCAATACTCGGTGCAGTAATTATACTGCTGGGTATTATGCAGACCGTGTTCATCCTTCTTTTCCTTTTCCACCGGCATAAGACCAGTATTCCTTACCGTACCGTCGTGACGGAAAAGGAACAGCCTGTTTTATTTGATTTTATTCGCAAACTGGTCAAACAGACAAAGACGCCTTTACCGGAGAAAGTCTACCTCGTACCGGATGTGAATGCCGTGGTGTTCCATTCCCCGAAAGGAATAGGTCTGTTTGCTGATACGGACAAAAATCTGGTTATCGGACTGGGGATGGTCAACAGTCTGAACATCTCGGAGTTCAAGATGGTGCTGGCCCATGAATTCGGACATTTTTCCCAGCGAAGTATGCGGCTTGTATTACACGTCTATACGATTAATAAAATCATCTATAATATCCTTTATGAGAATAAAGGATGGCGTAATGCGATTATCTGGCTGTCCAACAAAGGTTTGATAGCGGCGATGCTGTCGCGGTTGTTTTTACTGATGGCCGCCGGCTTACATTTTCTTTTCCGCAACATGCATGAACTGATCAACCGGCAGTATATGCGTCTGAGCCGTGAAATGGAGTTTAATGCGGACGAAGTGGCTGTTTCTATCTGCGGAACGGAAACAGCTATCTCAGCCATGCGGAGAGCAGAGATGAGTAACGCCTGTTTTCAGCAATTACTGCAGAAAGTAAGCGCCTGGTCGCATCAGCATCGTTTTGTACGTAATATCTACGAAGCGCATAGTATGCTGATAAAATACCATGCAAAACAACACAGCGCCCCACTCGATCACCAGCAGTTACCGCAATATAACGATGCTCAGTTCAGTACTACGGTGAAGAGCCAGGTACAGTTCCGCGATCAGTGGGCGTCGCATCCTACACAGGAAGAAAGAGAGGAACGTTATCTGGCCGCCAATATTCCCGGCGTGAAGATTCCGCAAAGTGCATGGACACTTTTCCATAATGCGGATGTATTACAGGAACAGATGTCCCAGCAGATCTATCAGTTGCTGGCGCCTGAAGCAACACCGGAACAATGGGTATCGCCCGATGACGTGATCCGGGAGATTGAAGATGTGCATGAACAATATGCTTTTCCAGGTCAGTACAATAACTATTTTGATAACCGGCCTTTTTCTGACATTCCTGCCGGCAGACTGGAACCTTTTTCAGAAGAAGAGCAGACTTTATACACATTAAATACGCTGTACACAAAAGATAACCGGCAACGTATCCGGCATTATTTCAGAGATGTGCAGGATGCCGCTACCTTACAGGCTATTATCAGCGGCGCCATCCAGGTGACACATTTCACGTATCAGCACGTACAGCACCGCAGCCAGGAAGCGGGCAGAATCCTGGAAAAGCTGCAACACCAGATTGTACGCGATGAAGAGTGGCTACGTAAACATGACCTGCTGGCCATCCGTTACCACTATACGTTTGCGCTGCAACAGGCAATGGAAGCGGCCACCAGCTTACAGGACCAGTACCGGTCTATCCTGGCGCACCAGTCCAGGGCCGTGCTGCTGAATGAGATAGCCGGAATGATCGTTGAATATATTCCGGCATTTGCCGACAGTGACACGGCTTCTCCGCAAACGGAGGCAGCCCTGCGGATGTTACGGCAACACGCGGACCAATTACAACAGTTGTTACATGATCTGTTGTACCAGCATCATATCAGCGATCTGTGGGAGCCGGAATTACAGCAGCGGGTGACGCATTTCATACATTACCAGTATCCTTATCTGCAGGAGAATACACCTTTACCGGAGGAACTGGAGATCATGCATGAGATCAGTGCAACTGTGTCAGACCATTATAATAACAGTATCACACTGATAAAGAAGGATTTTCTATATCGCTGTCTGGATCACAGTGAATTATCCATCCCTCATTAA
- a CDS encoding DNA polymerase III subunit gamma/tau, whose amino-acid sequence MENFIVSARKYRPQNFSTVVGQSHITTTLKNAIRNSQLAHAFLFCGPRGVGKTTCARILAKTINCENLQPDGEACNQCHSCTSFNEGSSFNIHELDAASNNSVDDIRTLVEQVRFAPQAGKYKIYIIDEVHMLSSSAFNAFLKTLEEPPSYAIFILATTEKHKILPTILSRCQIFDFKRITIQDTVDHLQEICSKEHIQAETDALHLVAQKTDGCMRDSLSTLDKIVSFTGGHLTYQNTLEHLNILDYDYFFRVMDTVLQQDVATALLIFDEILQKGFEGDNFLNGWAEFLRNLLMSKEEKVLHLVEVSGNLKDRYKQMAGKVSPSYLITALHLLNETEINYRMARNKRLHVEMALIKLCFLQQAVTLVSDDQTGEVVKKKLVADGAQPQKLRSSFAQAAPEAKPAAGQAATTTSIAANEARLTIETPVNNTGVPPQTVTQPAQPVQQQPPVSQAPANTQHTSSYNTTTTATAPKPAQAPTNAPKLTGLAAMKEALASKQQTQPAKAVIPMTAGALSVYWDEFIDRFRQANKMTVVSNLQLATIKLQSAEEICIVSRNIVQFRFMEEEKLAISAFFKDKFQNPGIVLTLQLDESQQTQDIGPAPLSSREQFLKMTEKYPLVKELKEKLNMELDF is encoded by the coding sequence ATGGAGAATTTTATCGTTTCAGCCCGTAAATACCGTCCACAGAATTTTTCAACCGTAGTCGGACAATCACATATTACGACCACACTAAAAAATGCGATCCGCAACAGTCAGCTGGCTCATGCCTTCCTGTTCTGCGGTCCGAGAGGTGTCGGTAAAACCACCTGTGCCCGTATTCTGGCCAAAACAATCAACTGTGAGAACCTCCAGCCTGATGGCGAAGCCTGTAACCAATGTCATTCCTGTACTTCTTTCAATGAGGGAAGTTCTTTTAATATTCACGAGCTGGATGCTGCGTCCAACAACTCCGTAGATGACATCAGGACCCTGGTGGAGCAGGTACGTTTTGCGCCGCAGGCCGGAAAGTACAAGATCTATATCATAGATGAGGTACACATGCTCAGTTCTTCCGCATTCAATGCGTTTCTGAAAACGCTGGAAGAACCCCCTTCTTATGCCATATTCATTCTGGCGACCACAGAAAAGCACAAGATCCTTCCGACGATCCTGAGCCGTTGTCAGATATTCGATTTCAAACGCATCACCATCCAGGATACGGTTGATCACCTCCAGGAGATCTGTTCAAAAGAGCATATCCAGGCGGAAACGGATGCCCTGCACCTGGTCGCGCAGAAAACCGACGGATGTATGCGTGACTCCCTGAGTACACTGGATAAGATTGTCAGCTTTACCGGCGGGCATCTGACTTACCAGAATACCCTGGAGCACCTGAACATTCTTGATTACGATTATTTCTTCCGGGTAATGGATACGGTACTGCAACAGGATGTAGCCACTGCCCTTCTGATATTTGACGAGATCCTGCAAAAGGGTTTCGAGGGGGATAACTTCCTGAACGGCTGGGCGGAATTTCTCCGTAACCTGCTGATGAGCAAGGAAGAAAAAGTATTACACCTGGTGGAAGTATCCGGTAATCTGAAAGACCGGTACAAACAGATGGCGGGCAAGGTTAGTCCGTCGTACCTGATCACTGCCCTGCACCTGCTCAATGAAACTGAGATCAATTACCGCATGGCGCGTAATAAACGGCTGCATGTGGAAATGGCGCTGATCAAGCTCTGTTTCTTACAACAGGCGGTGACGCTGGTAAGTGACGATCAGACCGGAGAGGTCGTAAAAAAAAAACTGGTAGCTGATGGTGCTCAACCACAGAAACTAAGATCTTCCTTTGCCCAGGCGGCTCCGGAGGCAAAACCGGCAGCAGGGCAGGCAGCTACGACGACGTCTATCGCTGCCAATGAAGCCAGACTGACGATAGAAACTCCGGTAAATAACACAGGCGTTCCGCCACAGACGGTTACACAGCCGGCGCAACCGGTACAGCAACAGCCGCCGGTATCTCAGGCACCAGCCAATACTCAGCACACCTCTTCTTATAATACAACAACTACAGCTACCGCTCCGAAACCAGCGCAGGCGCCCACCAATGCACCTAAACTGACGGGACTGGCAGCGATGAAGGAGGCATTGGCTTCCAAACAGCAGACGCAGCCAGCTAAAGCCGTCATTCCGATGACGGCAGGCGCACTGTCTGTATACTGGGATGAATTCATCGACCGCTTCCGGCAGGCTAACAAAATGACAGTCGTAAGTAATCTTCAGCTGGCGACAATTAAGTTGCAGAGTGCTGAGGAAATCTGTATTGTGAGCAGAAATATTGTGCAATTCCGGTTCATGGAAGAAGAAAAGCTGGCAATTTCAGCTTTCTTCAAAGATAAATTTCAGAATCCCGGAATTGTGCTGACCTTACAGCTGGATGAGTCACAGCAAACACAGGATATTGGCCCCGCGCCACTTTCCAGCCGTGAGCAGTTCCTGAAAATGACGGAAAAATATCCGTTGGTGAAGGAACTGAAAGAGAAGTTGAATATGGAACTGGATTTTTAA